A window of the Isosphaera pallida ATCC 43644 genome harbors these coding sequences:
- a CDS encoding MauE/DoxX family redox-associated membrane protein, with protein sequence MTIPALFASRLGRRPLETVQPHVLGVATLVMVLASRPLWWTAADSPRVPWFTTSWLDFDPSGWWGLGLLALQLLSIAGFAWTGGGRITSTLALAIGLIQLLPDQNRNQPWMTQFLVSCLWFVTLPRPQALAMARLYLVALYVHSGLSKLDVGFVREIAPNLLSVTPLGDPTIAPWWREAAAWAMPSAEALCGLALVAGPTRRLGLIGVVLMHLTLLAILGPVGLNQSANVLIWNFALAIQAVVLFGWVDESGRFQTDTPSTPLAATPRATEAEGVLAPVGRLAALVVLVAPLTERSGWWDAWPSFALYAGHTERVVVELDRQTLDDLDACWRVGLVEPEAAEAPASPWVRFDLNAWSLARRGAPIYPQARSALGLAEAILRRIHTQRHQHARDDPNSPASPPPLRFRVRVYGRSERGTLTHPLWFECQTFGDFPVAARRFWLNARGR encoded by the coding sequence TTGACGATCCCCGCCCTCTTCGCGTCTCGCCTGGGCCGCAGACCACTTGAAACAGTCCAACCACACGTTTTGGGAGTTGCCACCCTGGTCATGGTGCTGGCCTCCCGGCCGTTGTGGTGGACCGCGGCGGATTCTCCGCGCGTTCCCTGGTTTACCACATCGTGGCTGGATTTCGATCCGTCGGGGTGGTGGGGTCTGGGACTGTTGGCGCTGCAACTGCTTTCGATCGCCGGGTTCGCCTGGACCGGCGGCGGACGGATCACCTCAACGCTCGCGTTGGCGATTGGTCTGATCCAACTGCTTCCTGACCAAAACCGCAACCAGCCCTGGATGACCCAGTTTCTGGTGAGCTGCCTTTGGTTTGTCACCCTGCCGCGTCCTCAAGCTCTGGCGATGGCGCGGTTGTATTTGGTGGCGCTGTATGTGCACTCAGGGCTTTCCAAGCTGGATGTGGGGTTCGTCCGCGAAATTGCGCCGAATCTCTTGAGCGTCACCCCTCTGGGCGATCCGACGATCGCCCCCTGGTGGCGTGAGGCGGCGGCCTGGGCGATGCCGTCGGCGGAGGCGTTGTGCGGTCTGGCTCTGGTCGCGGGGCCGACCCGACGCCTCGGGCTGATCGGCGTCGTGCTGATGCATTTGACGCTGCTGGCGATCCTTGGTCCCGTCGGCCTGAATCAAAGCGCGAATGTGTTGATCTGGAACTTTGCTCTGGCGATTCAGGCGGTCGTGCTTTTCGGCTGGGTTGACGAGTCCGGCCGCTTTCAAACGGACACGCCCTCCACCCCGTTGGCCGCGACGCCAAGAGCGACCGAAGCGGAAGGGGTGTTGGCTCCCGTCGGTCGTTTGGCGGCGTTGGTGGTGCTGGTGGCCCCTCTGACGGAACGCTCGGGATGGTGGGACGCCTGGCCCTCGTTTGCGCTTTACGCTGGACACACCGAGAGGGTCGTGGTGGAGCTCGACCGCCAAACTCTGGATGACCTGGACGCCTGTTGGCGAGTCGGCTTAGTCGAACCGGAGGCCGCAGAGGCTCCGGCCTCCCCTTGGGTCCGTTTCGACCTCAACGCCTGGAGCCTGGCCCGCCGGGGCGCTCCAATTTATCCACAAGCCCGTTCGGCTCTGGGACTGGCCGAGGCGATCCTGCGACGGATCCACACCCAGCGACATCAGCACGCCCGCGACGATCCCAACTCCCCGGCTTCTCCGCCCCCTTTGCGGTTTCGGGTGAGGGTTTACGGACGTTCGGAACGTGGCACCCTGACCCATCCCTTGTGGTTTGAATGCCAAACCTTCGGCGACTTTCCGGTGGCCGCCCGCCGGTTCTGGCTCAATGCGCGGGGACGCTAA
- a CDS encoding alpha/beta fold hydrolase, whose amino-acid sequence MPQAKVGRFTLHYEDHGPSHAPAVVFLSGLGGDSRAFSAASRHFADHGRRALALDYRDVGRSQRAETDYDLEEIADEVNAWLAMLEIPCADVVGHSMGGLVAQCLAIRHPARVRCLVLCSTHKGGDPWRRALMESWIIMRGRTEPGEFSRITLPWLVAPEYYKVAGGVEGLIRFAERNAFPQPPEAFIRQARAVNRYQGSDAALAGIRVPALVATGDRDLVNPPATARELAEALPHARLVILPGVGHLPHVENPLLFRQTIENFLALRLVEA is encoded by the coding sequence ATGCCGCAGGCCAAGGTGGGACGGTTTACCCTGCATTACGAGGATCACGGGCCGTCTCACGCTCCGGCCGTGGTGTTCCTCAGTGGACTGGGCGGCGATTCGCGGGCCTTCAGCGCTGCTTCGCGTCATTTTGCTGATCATGGACGCCGGGCCCTAGCGCTAGATTACCGCGACGTGGGACGCAGCCAGCGGGCCGAAACCGATTACGATCTCGAAGAGATTGCCGACGAGGTGAACGCCTGGCTTGCTATGCTGGAGATTCCCTGCGCTGACGTGGTGGGTCACTCGATGGGCGGCCTGGTGGCCCAATGTTTGGCGATTCGCCATCCCGCCCGGGTCCGTTGCCTGGTTCTCTGCTCGACTCACAAGGGAGGTGATCCCTGGCGACGCGCCTTGATGGAATCCTGGATCATCATGCGGGGTCGAACCGAGCCAGGGGAGTTTTCCCGGATCACTCTGCCCTGGTTGGTCGCTCCGGAGTACTACAAAGTGGCCGGCGGCGTCGAAGGGCTGATCCGCTTCGCCGAGCGCAATGCCTTCCCCCAACCCCCCGAGGCCTTCATCCGCCAAGCCCGCGCCGTCAACCGCTATCAGGGAAGCGACGCCGCGCTGGCTGGCATCCGGGTGCCAGCTCTGGTGGCCACGGGAGACCGCGACCTTGTCAACCCGCCCGCGACCGCCCGCGAACTCGCCGAGGCGCTGCCCCACGCCCGCCTGGTGATCCTGCCCGGCGTGGGACATCTGCCCCACGTGGAGAATCCCCTTCTCTTCCGTCAAACCATTGAAAATTTTCTCGCGCTTCGATTGGTGGAAGCTTGA
- a CDS encoding pyruvoyl-dependent arginine decarboxylase, which produces MYVPKQLFFTRGVGVHREKLTSFEMALRDAHIACYNLVRVSSIFPPHCEEITIEEGLKQLKPGQIVHVVMSECATAEPNRLVSASVGVAIPKDRSTFGYLSEHHAHGQTEQLAADYAEDLAAEMLATVMGVEFDPESSWDEKREIWKIADLFYETKSISKGAVGNKYGLWTTVISAAVLLP; this is translated from the coding sequence ATGTACGTTCCCAAACAATTGTTCTTCACCCGAGGCGTTGGCGTCCACCGCGAGAAGCTCACCAGCTTCGAGATGGCGCTACGCGACGCCCACATCGCCTGCTACAATCTGGTCCGCGTCTCCAGCATTTTTCCCCCCCACTGCGAGGAAATCACCATCGAAGAGGGGCTGAAGCAACTCAAGCCTGGCCAGATTGTTCACGTGGTGATGAGTGAATGTGCGACCGCCGAGCCGAATCGTCTGGTGTCGGCCAGCGTCGGGGTGGCGATTCCCAAGGACCGCTCGACCTTCGGCTATCTCTCCGAGCATCATGCCCACGGTCAAACCGAACAGCTCGCCGCTGACTACGCCGAGGATTTGGCCGCCGAAATGCTGGCGACCGTGATGGGGGTCGAGTTTGACCCAGAAAGCTCCTGGGACGAGAAGCGGGAGATTTGGAAGATCGCCGACCTGTTTTATGAGACCAAGTCAATCTCCAAAGGGGCGGTGGGCAACAAGTACGGGCTTTGGACCACGGTGATTAGCGCAGCGGTTTTGCTGCCCTGA